The following are encoded together in the Juglans microcarpa x Juglans regia isolate MS1-56 chromosome 2D, Jm3101_v1.0, whole genome shotgun sequence genome:
- the LOC121249338 gene encoding uncharacterized protein LOC121249338, translating into MGDFNEVIFQEEYFGSNIRPFKQMEDFRLALSDCGLMDIGFEGSKFTWCNKREGLNSLNVDWIEPYPMLKGLTSLTLISVTTVNYSILVNGVPQAEFTPSRGIRQGDPLSPFLFIICSEFLSHSLNQAEMQGIISGIPAARGSFHVNHLFFADDSLVFCRSNPDEWCILQQVLSSYEKVSGQRLNLEKTSIFFSRNTKVEVQQAIFQQSGIKALGSFDKYLGLPSYVGRNRIKAFHSILDRVKAKITNWKSNLLSQAGKETLLKSVLQSIPTYSMGIFKIPKAILRKLNQLLQSFWWGQSNHRSKIHWLSSQKLGKSKQKGGLGFRDFEHFNLALLAKQGWKIIQNPHSLAAQESRYADMEVLEQWKIFCKECLSPSRLFDRRQSGAIFSSKFKLEILEQSLRRNNWLFEQQFQSPYQLANLIQSELSSIKLWIQNGTQQKVTQAARVNRWIAPPLDMFKANWDAAIDKINSRVGIGVIVRNSEGAVMASLCSSMDLFLDPLLGEAIAARRASSFCADLGFQHVILEGDSLLVVKAIQIKENSWSDSGLVVRNIKILLSKFLSWSVLHVHKEVNVIAHHLAKFALSCQEDCIMIEDCPPCIKQLL; encoded by the exons ATGGGGGACTTTAACGAGGTTATATTCCAAGAGGAGTACTTTGGCTCCAACATACGCCCCTTTAAGCAAATGGAAGATTTTAGACTGGCCTTATCAGACTGTGGACTTATGGATATTGGTTTCGAAGGATCAAAATTTACTTGGTGCAATAAAAGGGAGGGATTGAATTCACTAAATGTCGATTGGATAGAGCCCTATCCAATGTTGAAGGGCTTAACCTCTTTGACTCTAATCAG TGTTACCACTGTCAACTACTCTATCCTTGTTAATGGTGTACCCCAAGCAGAATTTACTCCTTCCAGAGGCATTAGGCAGGGAGATCCTTTATCTCCCTTCCTATTCATCATCTGTTCTGAATTCCTCAGCCATAGCTTAAATCAAGCTGAGATGCAGGGAATTATCTCTGGGATTCCAGCTGCTCGAGGATCCTTTCATGTGAACCACCTTTTCTTCGCAGATGACAGCTTGGTATTTTGCAGATCTAATCCAGATGAATGGTGTATACTACAACAGGTATTAAGCAGTTATGAAAAAGTTTCGGGTCAGAGACTTAACCTTGAAAAAACCTCCATCTTCTTCAGCAGGAACACCAAAGTTGAGGTCCAACAAGCAATCTTTCAACAGTCAGGAATCAAAGCTTTAGGATCCTTTGATAAATATTTGGGGTTACCATCATATGTGGGAAGGAACAGAATAAAGGCCTTTCATTCAATACTTGATAGGGTCAAAGCCAAGATTACTAATTGGAAGAGCAACCTGCTGTCCCAAGCTGGGAAGGAGACCCTCCTTAAATCTGTGCTGCAATCAATCCCAACTTATAGTATGGGGATATTCAAAATCCCTAAAGCAATTCTTAGAAAACTCAATCAGCTCCTACAATCCTTCTGGTGGGGTCAAAGCAACCACAGGTCCAAAATACATTGGCTGAGCTCGCAGAAACTAGGGAAATCCAAGCAGAAAGGGGGTTTGGGATTTAGGGActttgaacattttaatttaGCTTTACTGGCGAAACAAGGTTGGAAGATCATACAGAACCCTCATTCCCTTGCAGCTCAG GAGTCAAGATATGCTGACATGGAGGTGCTCGAGCAATGGAAAATTTTCTGTAAGGAGTGCTTATCACCTTCAAGGCTCTTTGATAGAAGACAGAGTGGGGCAATCTTCAGCTCAAAGTTCAAGCTCGAGATTTTGGAACAAAGTTTGAG GAGGAATAATTGGCTCTTTGAACAGCAATTCCAATCCCCTTATCAGTTAGCAAATCTTATCCAATCAGAACTGAGTTCTATTAAATTGTGGATTCAGAATGGTACTCAACAGAAAGTAACCCAAGCTGCTAGAGTTAACAGATGGATTGCTCCACCATTAGATATGTTCAAAGCCAACTGGGATGCTGCCATTGATAAAATCAATTCAAGGGTGGGGATTGGTGTAATTGTTAGGAACTCAGAAGGAGCTGTTATGGCATCCTTATGTTCTTCGATGGACCTGTTCCTGGATCCACTTCTTGGTGAGGCCATAGCAGCTCGAAGAGCCTCTTCCTTCTGTGCAGATCTGGGTTTTCAGCATGTCATACTCGAAGGTGACTCCTTGCTGGTGGTGAAGGCAATCCAAATCAAGGAAAATAGTTGGAGTGATTCTGGCCTTGTCGTTAGAAATATTAAGATTTTGCTTTCTAAGTTCCTCTCTTGGTCTGTCTTACACGTCCATAAGGAAGTTAATGTAATTGCACATCACTTGGCAAAATTTGCTCTTAGTTGCCAAGAGGATTGCATAATGATTGAGGACTGTCCCCCTTGTATCAAGCAACTACTATGa
- the LOC121249939 gene encoding uncharacterized protein LOC121249939 — MKFFRSCYRPKGTPAPPQEDANTNAYVSLTLPSSRHNRRTAGPRSASAKHWRPVLSMISEDKVDENRGRVSGNKFSCKSRSLPNSRSLTHRDEFRNNSMPIFFPAISPTPFMF; from the exons ATGAAGTTCTTCAGGTCATGTTACCGTCCCAAAGGCACCCCTGCGCCGCCGCAGGAGGATGCCAACACCAACGCCTATGTGTCGCTCACCTTGCCTTCCTCCAGGCACAATAGGCGGACTGCAGGTCCCAGGTCCGCGTCTGCTAAGCATTGGAGGCCAGTGCTTTCGATGATATCCGAGGACAAAGTCGACGAAAACAGAGGACGGGTTTCGGGAAATAAATTTTCTTGTAAATCTAGATCGCTGCCCAATTCTCGCTCTCTCACTCACAGAGACGAGTTCAG GAATAACTCCATGCCGATTTTCTTTCCAGCAATCTCACCCACTCCGTTTATGTTCTGA